One genomic window of Candidatus Bathyarchaeota archaeon includes the following:
- a CDS encoding adenylate kinase produces MPLRVIVTGTPGVGKSTVLEELSKLAMQENLKVEIVNFGTVMSRLLEAEGKKLHRDMIRRQDLNLQRRIQLEAAEKIAGMEGEVTIVDTHVAVKTSLGYLPGLPEHVLKRLKPNLIIMVEAEPAEIEERRRRDQDRMRIENEAGEVSTDIEWSRRMAAACSVIAGVPVKTVKNFEGQRLKAAREILSLIMEVHGKDV; encoded by the coding sequence ATGCCCCTGAGAGTAATAGTTACAGGAACCCCTGGAGTTGGCAAATCAACAGTTCTAGAAGAACTATCGAAACTTGCTATGCAGGAGAATCTGAAGGTTGAAATAGTGAATTTCGGAACGGTCATGAGCAGACTTCTGGAGGCTGAAGGAAAGAAGCTTCACAGGGATATGATTAGAAGGCAAGATCTAAACCTGCAGCGTAGGATCCAGCTTGAAGCAGCTGAGAAGATAGCTGGAATGGAGGGTGAAGTCACAATTGTAGACACTCATGTCGCCGTCAAGACTAGTCTAGGATACTTGCCTGGGTTGCCTGAACATGTTCTGAAGAGGCTCAAGCCCAACCTCATCATCATGGTTGAGGCTGAACCTGCCGAGATTGAGGAGAGGAGGAGAAGAGACCAGGACAGGATGAGGATTGAAAATGAAGCCGGTGAAGTATCAACGGATATTGAGTGGAGCAGGAGGATGGCCGCTGCATGTTCAGTCATAGCTGGGGTTCCGGTGAAGACAGTTAAGAATTTTGAGGGGCAAAGGCTTAAAGCAGCAAGAGAGATCCTCAGCCTCATCATGGAGGTGCATGGTAAAGATGTTTGA
- a CDS encoding uL30 family ribosomal protein, which translates to MGCLKINRTLQRLNRSMEVQSKAGCLLAVRVRGSAGVPDDIENILKTLGLKRVNMAKIFEDTPETRGALRKVKDRVFWSEANSQILTKLFKARSGLTDGYVKESFGVDIQSLAEMLTSGRLRPKDLEAKGLKTVFKLHPPKGGFKRSLKNPEGRGGEVGYRKETFKQTIERMI; encoded by the coding sequence TTGGGTTGCCTGAAGATAAATAGAACCCTCCAGAGGTTGAATAGGTCTATGGAAGTTCAAAGCAAGGCTGGATGCCTCCTCGCAGTCAGAGTCAGAGGCTCAGCAGGGGTACCTGACGATATTGAAAATATTCTCAAGACACTAGGCTTGAAAAGAGTCAACATGGCAAAAATATTTGAAGACACACCTGAGACCAGGGGCGCCCTGAGAAAAGTTAAAGACAGGGTTTTCTGGTCAGAGGCTAACAGCCAAATCCTAACCAAACTCTTCAAGGCCAGGTCAGGCCTCACCGATGGATATGTCAAGGAAAGTTTCGGGGTCGACATTCAGAGCCTAGCAGAGATGTTGACTTCAGGGAGACTGAGACCTAAAGATTTGGAGGCTAAAGGATTGAAGACAGTATTCAAACTCCACCCTCCAAAAGGAGGATTCAAAAGAAGCCTCAAGAACCCTGAAGGCAGAGGTGGGGAAGTAGGATATAGAAAAGAAACTTTCAAACAGACTATTGAGAGAATGATCTAG
- a CDS encoding 50S ribosomal protein L14e, producing MSMIEVGAVCVKTYGREKGRRCVVIDTIDKNFVLVTGPPELTGVKRRRANIKHLEPTGEKIDVRKGSSDEEVAQILQRKGQPQPAKKKSRQTKSKLEKGHADE from the coding sequence CTGAGCATGATAGAGGTTGGAGCAGTATGCGTCAAAACCTACGGTAGGGAGAAGGGTCGAAGATGCGTCGTAATAGATACGATAGACAAGAATTTCGTCCTGGTCACTGGGCCACCTGAATTGACAGGTGTGAAGAGAAGGAGGGCAAACATAAAACATTTGGAGCCGACAGGGGAGAAGATAGATGTGAGGAAGGGTTCAAGCGACGAGGAGGTTGCCCAAATCCTACAGAGGAAGGGTCAACCCCAACCTGCCAAGAAGAAGAGTAGACAGACAAAATCAAAACTTGAGAAAGGCCATGCAGATGAGTAA
- a CDS encoding AAA family ATPase yields the protein MGIVITVGGLHGTGKTTYSKALAEHLGLRHVSAGDLFRRLAEEKNLSLEGLAELAEADPTIDREIDNRIVQEAERGDVILDGQLAAWMVDGKADLKILLIAPKDVRIRRIAERENLTFQEAEASTLAREEAEKKRYMKIYNIDVADPSIYDLIVDTNLYPLEEMKKILNKIVDDYIQTLKERRRRV from the coding sequence ATGGGAATAGTAATCACAGTTGGGGGTCTACATGGAACAGGAAAGACAACGTATTCGAAAGCCTTGGCTGAACATTTAGGTTTAAGACATGTCTCTGCAGGAGACCTATTCAGGAGACTAGCTGAAGAGAAGAATCTGAGTCTCGAAGGTCTTGCTGAACTTGCTGAGGCAGACCCTACAATAGACAGGGAGATAGATAACAGAATCGTTCAGGAGGCTGAGAGGGGAGACGTAATATTGGACGGCCAACTAGCAGCATGGATGGTTGACGGAAAAGCAGACCTGAAGATCCTACTAATAGCTCCAAAAGATGTGAGGATCAGAAGAATAGCTGAGAGAGAGAATTTAACCTTCCAAGAGGCTGAAGCCTCAACCCTGGCTAGGGAGGAGGCTGAGAAGAAGAGATACATGAAGATCTACAATATAGATGTGGCAGACCCTTCAATATACGACCTCATAGTCGACACAAACCTATACCCACTGGAGGAGATGAAGAAAATTCTTAATAAAATAGTAGACGACTACATTCAGACACTCAAAGAGAGGAGGAGAAGAGTCTGA
- a CDS encoding UPF0175 family protein, whose protein sequence is MSETISLRLPRETIKKLRELAEKEGKDRSALIREILEHGVKEKNLDHAVELYRRGQITGWKAAHLAGVSLWNLYKILAERGVLIQYSEHDLEEDLKA, encoded by the coding sequence TTGTCTGAAACAATCAGCCTAAGATTACCTCGTGAAACCATAAAGAAACTTCGCGAATTAGCGGAGAAAGAAGGAAAAGACAGATCCGCCTTGATACGCGAGATTCTAGAACACGGCGTCAAAGAAAAGAACCTAGACCATGCCGTTGAGCTGTATCGTAGAGGACAAATTACTGGCTGGAAGGCAGCTCATCTGGCTGGCGTATCTTTGTGGAACCTCTATAAGATTTTGGCTGAGAGAGGCGTTCTCATCCAATACTCAGAGCATGATTTAGAAGAGGATTTGAAGGCTTAA
- a CDS encoding 50S ribosomal protein L18 gives MAHGPKYNLPFRRRREGKTDYRLRRALLTSNLPRLVIRVTGKHSIAQIVEATPKGDVTLASATSMELAKKYGWKGGCGNLPAAYLTGLLAGLRAGLKNIKEAVADIGLRRVTKGSRVFTVLKGALDSGLDIPHGENILPEEARIKGEHVASYAAETSSNPEEYKRRYSRYLKAGLKPEDLPQHFEEVKTRILESYRKEM, from the coding sequence ATGGCCCACGGACCAAAATACAACCTCCCATTCAGAAGGAGGAGAGAAGGTAAGACAGACTACAGGCTCAGAAGAGCCCTCCTAACATCAAACCTTCCTAGACTGGTCATCAGGGTGACGGGGAAACATTCGATAGCCCAGATCGTGGAGGCGACACCGAAAGGAGACGTAACCTTGGCTTCGGCGACTTCGATGGAGCTCGCTAAGAAATACGGTTGGAAGGGTGGATGTGGGAACCTTCCAGCAGCATATCTCACAGGCCTACTCGCAGGGTTGAGGGCTGGGCTGAAGAACATAAAGGAGGCTGTTGCCGACATAGGTTTGAGGAGGGTCACAAAAGGATCGAGAGTATTCACAGTCTTGAAGGGAGCCCTAGACTCAGGGTTAGACATACCGCACGGCGAGAACATTCTGCCTGAGGAGGCCAGAATCAAAGGTGAGCATGTGGCATCATACGCAGCCGAGACATCGTCGAACCCTGAAGAGTATAAGAGGAGATACTCAAGATATTTGAAGGCTGGACTCAAACCTGAAGACCTACCCCAACATTTCGAGGAGGTCAAGACAAGAATCCTAGAATCATATAGGAAGGAAATGTGA
- a CDS encoding uL15 family ribosomal protein, translating to MRGSRTCGWGRSGQHRKGGMRGGRGKAGTFKHKWPSVLRYGWELRKKGFTSPKTLKDEGKVINVGELERLIEESGSKGDVVNLTELGYVKLLGGGRISRPLNIEVNEASEAAKRKIMEAGGTLKVREAK from the coding sequence ATGAGGGGTTCGAGAACATGCGGTTGGGGCCGCTCAGGTCAACATAGGAAAGGCGGGATGAGAGGTGGAAGAGGTAAGGCTGGAACATTCAAACATAAATGGCCGAGCGTCCTAAGATACGGTTGGGAGCTCAGAAAGAAAGGCTTCACAAGTCCAAAGACCCTCAAAGATGAGGGGAAGGTGATAAACGTCGGCGAACTTGAGAGGCTCATCGAAGAGTCAGGTTCAAAAGGTGACGTAGTAAACCTTACAGAGCTCGGCTATGTGAAGCTGCTCGGCGGAGGAAGGATCAGTAGACCCCTCAATATAGAGGTCAACGAAGCTTCAGAGGCGGCGAAGAGAAAGATTATGGAGGCAGGTGGAACATTAAAGGTTAGAGAGGCCAAGTAA
- a CDS encoding 50S ribosomal protein L32e, protein MKMAPRKMRLRRIKPKVRRQESWRYVRVKESWRRPRGKTSRVRLRRRGWPAMPMVGYRRPKTYRGLHPSGYRERLIHNVKELEGLNPEVYAVRIGHRVGGRKRAEIIDQAQRLGFKILNVGGAPAPIQEQPTETEPEQTQRHETEGVDGGELGGAEADQK, encoded by the coding sequence ATGAAAATGGCTCCTAGAAAAATGAGGCTCAGAAGGATTAAACCAAAGGTGAGAAGGCAGGAGAGCTGGCGCTACGTAAGGGTGAAAGAGTCATGGAGGAGGCCGAGAGGAAAGACCAGCAGAGTCAGATTGAGGAGGAGGGGTTGGCCGGCCATGCCTATGGTAGGATACAGGAGGCCGAAGACATATCGGGGCCTACACCCCTCAGGCTACAGGGAGAGACTCATACACAATGTTAAGGAGCTAGAAGGGTTAAACCCTGAAGTATATGCGGTGAGAATAGGCCACAGAGTAGGTGGAAGGAAGAGGGCTGAGATAATCGATCAAGCCCAAAGGTTAGGGTTCAAGATCCTGAATGTTGGAGGAGCACCAGCACCAATACAGGAGCAGCCTACTGAGACGGAGCCTGAGCAGACCCAGCGACATGAAACCGAAGGGGTTGACGGTGGAGAGTTAGGTGGAGCGGAGGCTGATCAGAAGTGA
- a CDS encoding 50S ribosomal protein L19e yields the protein MNLKSQRRLAASIMNLGESRIWIDPEQLDRVEGAITKDEIRRLIHEGVIRAKPKRGVSRGRRRVEVEKGRGPGSKEGSKSLEKRIWIQRIRAIRMRLRELKTRRMITREVYRRLMPMAKGGMFKSKTHLNEYLQSHGLIRRR from the coding sequence GTGAATCTGAAGAGTCAGAGGAGACTAGCAGCGTCGATAATGAATCTCGGCGAATCCAGAATATGGATCGATCCTGAACAGTTGGACAGGGTTGAAGGAGCTATAACGAAGGATGAGATACGTAGACTCATCCATGAAGGGGTTATAAGAGCCAAACCCAAACGTGGGGTGAGCAGGGGAAGACGTAGAGTTGAGGTTGAGAAGGGTAGAGGACCAGGTTCGAAGGAAGGATCCAAATCCTTGGAGAAGAGAATCTGGATCCAGAGAATAAGAGCTATCAGGATGAGGTTGAGAGAGCTGAAGACCAGGAGGATGATAACGAGAGAGGTCTACAGGAGACTGATGCCTATGGCAAAGGGTGGAATGTTCAAGAGTAAAACACATTTGAACGAGTACCTCCAATCCCATGGACTAATCAGGAGAAGATAG
- a CDS encoding DUF106 domain-containing protein has translation MVKMFDQLWTWLMTALQPYGPRPYSTIFIAAVAFILSLTTNLANRLLVDVERMKSVMEEVKAWRREYELARKTNNKQLMAKVMKRQKAIMQLQGKASWDRMKVSLTYIGPFWIIFYILSSFFQDTTVALSPFTFPYLLGEKLPFISWYIICSLAMSLPMSRLLGANPEMS, from the coding sequence ATGGTAAAGATGTTTGACCAGTTATGGACATGGCTTATGACAGCCCTACAGCCATATGGGCCGAGACCATACTCAACAATATTCATAGCAGCCGTAGCCTTCATCCTATCATTGACAACTAACCTGGCGAACAGACTTCTCGTCGACGTCGAGAGGATGAAGAGTGTGATGGAGGAGGTTAAGGCTTGGAGGAGAGAATATGAACTTGCAAGGAAGACGAATAATAAACAGTTGATGGCCAAGGTTATGAAGAGGCAGAAGGCAATAATGCAGTTGCAGGGGAAGGCGAGTTGGGATAGGATGAAGGTCAGCCTCACATATATTGGACCATTCTGGATAATATTCTACATTCTGAGCAGCTTCTTCCAAGACACTACGGTAGCACTCTCACCTTTCACATTCCCATACCTGCTGGGTGAGAAACTCCCATTCATATCATGGTACATAATATGCTCCCTAGCGATGAGCCTACCGATGTCTAGGCTTCTCGGAGCAAACCCTGAGATGAGTTGA
- a CDS encoding DUF3368 domain-containing protein, with amino-acid sequence MPIVSNTSPLIWLSKVGRITLLKKLFDEVIIPEEVYKEVVERSLQEGFSDALAIKECIDQGWIKILKLNERETELREKMMKKAFEIHVGEAQAIILARKTDALLLMDESSGRAFAETFGLKVKGTIYVVMKAFREKLIDRTETKEMMLALVSKGFRIEPKLLARILREIDTHMPEDKR; translated from the coding sequence TTGCCCATAGTCTCCAACACAAGCCCTCTAATATGGCTTTCAAAAGTAGGCAGAATCACATTGCTGAAAAAACTTTTCGACGAAGTAATTATCCCAGAGGAAGTTTACAAAGAAGTCGTCGAAAGGAGCTTACAAGAAGGGTTCAGTGATGCGCTCGCCATAAAAGAATGCATCGACCAAGGCTGGATAAAAATCTTAAAGTTGAATGAAAGAGAGACTGAGCTCCGCGAAAAGATGATGAAAAAGGCCTTCGAAATCCATGTAGGAGAGGCGCAAGCCATAATACTGGCACGCAAAACAGACGCGTTACTATTGATGGATGAATCCAGCGGAAGAGCCTTCGCTGAGACATTTGGTCTAAAAGTAAAAGGGACAATATATGTCGTTATGAAAGCCTTCAGAGAGAAATTAATTGATAGAACCGAAACAAAAGAAATGATGCTGGCACTAGTGAGTAAAGGCTTCAGAATCGAACCAAAGCTGTTGGCGAGAATACTGCGAGAGATAGATACTCACATGCCCGAAGATAAGCGATAA
- the secY gene encoding preprotein translocase subunit SecY → MPRFIEIFKPFIKYLPDIKKPERITFNEKLVWTAIALILYLIMSEVPLYGVGKGGAQDPLGALRVIFASSRGTLMELGIGPIVTGGLILQILSGSKMIDVDMTNPEDRSLFTGASKILAVLMTIFEALAYILGGAYGPLKVQTQIAILSQLVASGLILILLDEMLQKGWGLGSGISLFIAAGVAQRIWWDMVAPMGPMQDGKFLGALIAFTQSLQLGEGIKALYRGGGLPDMVGLLTTVAVVIIVIYVNGLKVSVPVSYAKYRGFRGAFPIKFLYTSNIPVIFAAALMGNIYFITQILWQRYNQTNTNFWLNLLGTYKVTEGHIEPTGGLIYYLAPPRSLTGLLGDPFRAAVYAGLFILMCIFFSVTWVEVGGMDPKTVAKQLIDSGMQIEGFRRSSLPIQQLLSRYIPTVTVLGGATVGAIAASADFLGAFGSGTGILLTVGILEQYYQILVKERMSEMFPALRGFLGE, encoded by the coding sequence TTGCCCAGATTCATCGAAATCTTCAAACCATTCATAAAATATCTACCAGACATCAAGAAGCCTGAGAGAATAACATTCAATGAGAAACTCGTCTGGACAGCCATAGCTCTCATCCTATACCTGATCATGAGTGAGGTCCCCCTATATGGGGTTGGTAAGGGTGGGGCCCAAGACCCCCTAGGCGCGTTGAGGGTCATATTCGCATCGAGTAGGGGGACACTGATGGAGCTCGGAATAGGCCCTATAGTGACAGGCGGCCTCATACTCCAAATATTGAGCGGGTCGAAGATGATAGATGTGGATATGACAAACCCTGAGGACAGATCCCTATTCACAGGAGCAAGCAAGATCCTGGCTGTTCTGATGACGATATTTGAGGCCTTAGCCTACATATTGGGAGGAGCCTACGGACCCTTGAAGGTTCAAACCCAGATAGCCATCCTCAGCCAACTAGTAGCCTCAGGTCTCATACTGATACTTCTCGATGAGATGCTTCAGAAGGGTTGGGGCCTAGGAAGCGGAATAAGCCTATTCATAGCAGCAGGGGTTGCCCAGAGAATATGGTGGGACATGGTGGCTCCTATGGGCCCGATGCAGGATGGAAAGTTTCTAGGCGCCCTCATAGCTTTCACCCAGTCCCTCCAGTTGGGTGAAGGGATAAAAGCCCTATACAGGGGTGGAGGCCTACCGGACATGGTAGGCCTACTGACGACAGTCGCAGTAGTAATCATAGTTATATATGTGAACGGGTTGAAGGTGAGCGTACCAGTCTCATATGCGAAGTACCGAGGTTTCAGAGGAGCATTCCCAATAAAATTCCTATACACATCGAATATCCCAGTCATATTTGCAGCGGCCCTGATGGGCAACATATACTTCATAACCCAGATCCTATGGCAGAGATACAACCAGACGAACACAAACTTCTGGCTGAACCTGCTTGGAACATACAAGGTTACAGAAGGCCACATCGAACCCACAGGTGGATTAATATATTATCTGGCTCCGCCTAGGAGCCTGACAGGACTGTTGGGCGACCCCTTCAGAGCAGCAGTATACGCAGGCCTATTCATCCTGATGTGCATATTCTTCTCAGTCACATGGGTTGAGGTTGGAGGAATGGATCCGAAGACAGTTGCCAAACAGTTGATAGATTCAGGGATGCAGATAGAAGGCTTCAGAAGATCAAGTCTACCGATACAGCAGCTCCTCTCAAGATACATACCCACAGTCACTGTTCTTGGAGGAGCAACCGTAGGAGCCATAGCGGCCTCAGCAGATTTCCTAGGAGCCTTCGGCTCAGGGACAGGAATACTTCTGACGGTTGGGATACTTGAACAGTACTACCAGATCCTAGTGAAGGAGAGGATGAGTGAGATGTTCCCAGCCCTGAGAGGCTTCCTCGGCGAGTAG
- a CDS encoding 30S ribosomal protein S5, with translation MGERPQSQAGAGWTPKTKIGILVQEGKITSIDEIFMQGQKIQEPEIVDLLLPNLQEKVLGIGFVQKQTDAGESSRFRAVVAVGNGDGYIGVGLGKAKQVRNAIDKATLQAKMAVIPVRRGCGSWECSCNLPHSLPFKVRGKCGSVEIEIIPGPRGLGLVGGELAKTILELAGIRDCWTRSFGSTKTLTSISYAVYDALRNTYRMVTAESWVA, from the coding sequence ATGGGTGAGAGACCTCAAAGCCAGGCTGGCGCAGGATGGACACCTAAAACAAAGATAGGCATCCTCGTCCAGGAAGGTAAGATAACATCAATAGACGAGATATTCATGCAGGGACAGAAGATTCAGGAGCCTGAGATAGTGGACCTTCTCTTACCGAACCTGCAGGAGAAGGTTCTTGGAATAGGCTTCGTCCAGAAACAGACAGATGCAGGGGAGAGCTCAAGATTCAGAGCTGTAGTAGCTGTTGGAAACGGTGACGGATATATAGGTGTAGGTCTAGGTAAGGCCAAACAGGTTAGAAACGCAATAGATAAAGCAACATTGCAGGCCAAGATGGCGGTTATCCCTGTTAGGAGGGGATGCGGAAGCTGGGAGTGCAGCTGCAACCTACCACACTCCCTACCATTCAAGGTCAGAGGCAAATGTGGAAGCGTTGAGATCGAGATAATCCCTGGACCCCGAGGCTTAGGCTTGGTCGGAGGAGAATTGGCCAAGACAATCCTTGAACTTGCAGGGATCAGAGACTGTTGGACGAGAAGCTTCGGCTCAACCAAAACCCTAACCTCAATATCATACGCAGTATACGACGCGTTGAGAAACACATACAGAATGGTCACAGCCGAGAGTTGGGTTGCCTGA